TGCAGAGTCTGGGCCTCAAAGCAGTTGTTCATCCTTACCTCACTCACCTAATTGGTGATAGAGCCTCATTCACCGAGAAACAAACTAACTTCATTTCAGTTTTTGTAGCAAACATGTAGATTCAAAAGTATGTATTGAAATGGAATTTTCAAGCtgaccatttaaaaaatcaagaatcataatgttaaaatatttactctgaaTATCTTGAAAATCACGTGGAGAATATAGGTCATGGTATACGAAAATTTAActtaaataataagataaatagaaaaaggggaaaggTAGACATTACAGTGAATAAAATGTTATTctctgattttgtgtgtgtgtgcaagggaTCAGACTCAGAGTCTCttgtaggcaagcattctacccctgAATTGCTACACTCCAGcccattatttattctttatcatacaaatttaaattcaaaagttcagaacaaatgatttaaaattctCCATATCTTTGAACTCAAAATTGGTGaaagtttgaaatttaaaagagtTGACAGATTTAAGGAAGAGCTTTCATGTTAGTTACCTCATCTTCATTAGTTTTGAGTTTCATGGGAACAATGTGAACTAGCCCTGGAATTTTGCTTCTAGACAAGACAATGATTAGGAGGATAATAATAACATAGTTCTTACATTTGTATCAGTGCCAGATCTTTGTACACTTCACCAACACCTGTCATTATCTTTAGTTTATATGGATGAAACCGTGTAagttagaaaaatggaaaataaaatcaaatggaAGCAAATGACAAATCAAGCATGACAAAAATGCACtcttgggggggctggggttgtggctcagtggcagaatgcttgcctagcatgttcgagacactgggttcaattctcagcatcgagtacaaacaaataaaacaaagatctatcgacaactaaaaagatttaaaaaaaattttttttttaaatccactcaTGATGACTGTCACAATATTGAGTTCTCTGTAGGtctaacaaattattttcacCACTATCCTTTGGTCTTTACCCTGAAAGGAGTGAAATTTCCAGATGGTCAGCACGGCCGGCAACTAAAGAGTTAGGATCATTTATATTGTGTTCCCATggacataaaaatttttattatttgtatcatAAACTTTTggtgaaaagaaaaatgcaaaaatgcaatgcattatgcatttttttttgaaaaagcctCAGAGTTCTGACTCTTTGTCATTTTCATCCAGGTAGTATTCATCATCTGTGGTAGTGTCTGTGTCACAATCTGAGTCCACTGGGTCCTCCTCATATATATTAAGTGGTTCGTTGGCAAATAAGCCATCTTTTGGCACCTGACTGCTAGGAGAATTTGAACTTAATGACTCTGATGTGTTGGAAGGATTGATTACGTCATCTTTCAGGAAGCCTGGGTTCTTAAGAAAACTTGGTTTCCATAATCTTCCTTGTGTGAGTGACCTCTTTACATTCTCCAAGAAAGCCAACTGTTGTTCTTTCCCAAAAATTCCATAGTCAATAGGTCTGGATATAGATGATGCAGACTTGGGAACTGTTTTTGTCCTGCTGCTATACAAAGTCCAACGTTCATTTTCATCACAGGAAGGAAGTTCAGAAAAAGATTTGAATCTTCTGCCATATCCAGCGTTGGTAGAGAATTCATTCGCAAGGCTCAGTTGACTCAGGGCATTGTCAATAGAAGTGCTTTCAGAAAAATGGCGCTCCCTGACTTTGGGAGGTCCACTTACATATAGCTGATCACCTAGCACACTGATGTTCTTTAAGCTCTTTGAACgatagagatgtggctcagattCCCTGTTCGGAGATGAAGCACACCTCTGTTGCTGCTGACAACTGGCCAGTGAGAGGTTGACTGTAGAATTTTGTGCAGGCTCCCGTGGAAAAGGAGGGCTCAGCCTCTTCTGCTGGTCAGAGAAGTCAGCTTCTCTGAGGCTGGTGAATGTGAGCTGGGTTGGGGTTCCTGATTCTTTTTCCAAAATCTGAGCTACTGTCACATCTTCAGAATTCTCATGCTTTGGGGGTGATTCTGAGACATTTTGAAACTCATTCTGATGTAGTTGTGAAATGTTGTCAGACTTCTGATCACAGGAGTGGCTAGAAGTTTCTCTGCCAGATGTTATCATATCCTGGAGAGGGTTCTCAGATTTCTCCATATTCATCCCATTATTACTCAAGCAGCTTTCATCTGTGGAACCTGTGGAATTTGGAGTAGGCTCAGGGGACAGTGGGTCACATTCCAGATTGCCAAGTGATAAATGGCCAAAGTCAGATTTGCTCCCGCTTTGGGGGAAGATAGTAGCTACATGTCTTCTAGGACTTAAGTCCTTAGTGGGGaattttctgtttgctttagACATGGCTGCCAATCTATGTTTAACTGTAggtttgttttctgctttttctggGTTACCCaagttagttttattttcattactcCCTCCAGGAAGTAAAGTTTGATCCCGAGCTAATTTCTGCATTTCATCTTTAACCTTCCTGCTTTCTGTTATATTTCCTGTTATATTTATATCCTGACTTGCTTGAGATGATTCTCTGGGTCCAGACTCTAAATTCTCTAAATCTTGTTCACCTGAATGAGTCTCTTCAACTACTTGCAGTTTATGGAATGCCGGAATTAAAGCAAAGACTCGGTTTTCTGAATCAGAAAGCATTCTATCAGTTCTTTTATGGCAATCTGTTTCAGTTTTCCCTCTGACCTCCCTTGGCTGTGATCCACTGGAGCTATCATCTACAAATATCACTGTGTGATCTTTTTGAGGACACTCTCCACTTGCAGTAGCTATAAAGTCTATACCACTACCTGCGCACTCCCTGGAACTTCTGGTTTGAGAATTTTCAACATTATCTTCTAAATGGGCTGGGAGACCATTTCCTGCATTAATGGAGGTTTCAGAGTTTTTGCCGGTACCATTTCTTTCCTGAAGCATTACTGATGTATGCAGGGTTCCACTTTGacattttccccctttctcttttctgctttgTAAATCACCTAAAGGTGTTTTAGCTAAGTTGTCTGGGGAAGTATTTCTAGTTTTAGATTCTCCCTTATGAAGACAAACATCTGTCCCAACAGAAGCCATTTCTGAGAGCCCATTGTTTGGTAATTTGAAGACAGCCATGTTTTCAGTGGTCTGAGAAAGATAACTTTGAGCAGAGTTGACTGGTACCGTTAGATCTTCAGCTGAAAGTGTTTCTGATTGGTCTGGTGGAGAATAAGTTGGTTCATCTCTTTCTAAATCATTAGGAAATGTTTCAGTTTCCACCTGAGGTGATTCTGTAAGTGGACTGGCATTTTGTGTATACCGTTGAAggagatcacagaattttttGCTGGGTTTCCTTGGTAGAGTATAATATATAGAAACCACCTCAAggcattttacattttcttcatcaCCAGAAACAGAAAATGTGCTAGTTGTCTTAAATTTATGCAATGTTTTCCTGCATTCTTTTCCTGACGATTCTGCACAAAAAGGTAATGGATCTTCATCTGAAAGGGAAAATACACTCGTCCTGGAGGCAATAGTTTCACCATCCTTTTCCATGCATTCTGGAGAGAATCCTTTTAGATGGTGTCTTTTGGTTAAAGAACAATCTCTAACAGATGAGTCATTTTCCAGAGAGTTAACCATTCTCTCCCAAGGGCTTGGTGTTATAGCATAAGTATCTGTGTCTGAAACTGATGgcttttttcttccatcttttccaGTTGAGGCACATGGCTCCCCTGAAGGACAGGACATAGCCCTCTTGATGAGGAATGGAAGTGGTCCTTTTCTGACAGAAGCATTTCGAATACCTTTCATATATGTCTTCTTCTCTGTGTCTTCAGGTGCTACGGGGACTGAGTCTGAAACACCTTTGGAACATTCACTTACCAACTCAGGAGAACTGGGTCTGAATTTGCTGGATTGATACTTCCCAACTGGATCTtccacattgttttttatttggaaTGGGAGTGGTCCATTCCTAATGGAAGCAGCCATTATCTTACTTTCAGGCTGTCTGCTGTTTATGAGAAAACTGGCTGATTTTCTTGGCAAGGTACAATAAATTGTGTTAAGCTCATTGCTTTGGTTCTCCTCAATGAGGCTACTGCCTTCACTGATGGGTATTGacctattttctattttgcttaACTTTTCAATACAGGATATGCGACgtcttattttcccttttccccttccATTTCTGAATGGAGAGCATGAATGGCATTTGACAACATCAACCACTTCATCACTTACAGGCATGTGACTATCCGTACTCTTCTGATTTCCTGAGGGGCTTACAGCAAACTGATCATTTTGGTTTTTGCTAGCATtgtcctttccttccctttctttcagaAGTAGATCTTTGTCTGAAGTACTTTTCCTGGAGAACACTGTAGTAGAAGGAATCATAAGTTCATCAGGGAAAGAATTATTTGATGGTGAGGAATCTGGTGGTGCACCTGATGACAGACCTGAAGAACTGCTTAAGCTATTGTTCCCAGCAGCCAGCTTGCTACAGTTAGTAGAGTGAGTTGTGGGACATTGTTCAGTATCTGAAATAACAGCTTCCTCTGGAGACTGTGTGTTTTGAGTATCAATAGGTTCAGAGTGCCAGTGGTGATTTTTAATAATGCTTGAACTATCCTCACTACCTACTGTTAATTCCTGATGACACTCTTGATTTGGGCCAAGGAAAGATGGTGGTGTTATGCTTTCCTGGGTGAAAGAAAGGGAAGTTGCTGAACCAAGTTTTTTGTCCCCAggaaaactcttctcttttttaagTTCATTGGCCTTCTCTCTGTGTGATGCATACATTTGGGAAGTATCGTTCCTGGAAAAGACTCTGGGTGaccttttgaaatttattttgggaGGTTCATTAAAATTAAACCTATTGCTCTTGGCTGAGTCCTGGGAGAGAGAATTCTGAGAATCCGTTAAAGGGCTAGAGATCACTGTCTGTGAAACAGGTTGGGGTATTTCACCTGTTATGTTCACCTGGTCCATCTTGTTTAGTTGTTTGTCTTCTTCTAAAATAGATTCAGTCAAGTTCTTCTCATTATTCATTTCTGTGACCGAGATATTAAGGTGGCTTTCAGTCAGTGACAGAGAATCAGTTGAATTGCTATCTGTCACAATATCCTCCATATGGTTTCTTACTGGAAGGGTATCTGGATTATTTGGAATAATTTTCTGCAAAGTCACTGTAGACTGCTGAAAGTTGGGACTCTGAGAATTCCCTTGTTCATCAGGAATCCTGGAGAAGGAATTTTTGAATGAGGACACTAGAGAAGCAATTCCAAATGAGTAAGGTTCTTTGTTTATAAGTACTTCTCTAGGAGAACTGTCCTGATGACATTCCAACCCACTAGATTTGATGTGATAACCTGAACCAGTCCTGGAGTAAACATTAGGTGTGCCAAAATGAGTAGATTGGCTCTCATTACCAGGTGATATCTCCATGCTCTCTGGTGGGGAAGTTTGAAAATCAGGTTGCCACAGATGTGGCTCTTCTTGGCCTCTGAAAAGATTTGTTccataatgagaagaaaatggtTCCCAGTGTCGAGAAGGGATACTATGACCATGAATAGCTGATGCACTATTTGCTTCAATGGAAATCATTTCAAAGTCTCTGTCAGAAGTGAATGGTTTCCTACTTGGATGAAAGTCAGAATAGGGAAAATATTCTTTCTGTTGGTTCCAAAAAGAACTTTGtccaaatctctgttctctgctttGTCTAAAGGTATTGCTAAAGAAAGACCTAGCAAATACGTTGTCTTGATAGTAAAATGGCATATTCTCTGAGTTCTCAAATGCATCAGGACTCACTGCATTATCCATGGGGGCATTTAAACTAGAACTCTGGAAAACATTCCGTGAATGGTAAAATTCATATCTCCTATTCTCCTGAAAACACCTTGGGTACATATAATGGTCAGCAGGGTCTATTTCCATGGGTGATGGTGCCCTCAGAAATTCTTCCTGGTTCTGCCTATCTCCAGAAGAATCTGATCTATTCCATATGATGGATGACAAAGGAGTTCTCTTTGGGGTCCGCTGGTGGCTTGGTGGTGGTACAAACCTACTCTTGTTCTGAGTTGTGGCTGGAAAATGTACGCTTCTTGCTGTGAAATGCCTTGGGGCTGATGAGGCTGTTCGTTGCCGGCTGTCAAAACATAGAGACGTACTACCAAGAGTATTCTTTTGCGCATAATCTTCTTTTAAGATTCTGGGCTCCCTTGACCTGTACATATCACAAATTGTCCTTGTCCTGGGAGAAAAGGTTTTAAAGCCTTCTCTAGGAGTTCCTGGTCGCAGGATGTCATAAATTGACATATTGGAAGTTTCATTGTAGCGATGTTTGTGTGTTCCTATGATATTGCCACGTCTGTTCCCACTGGAGTAAGAACGACTGAAGGGTGTTCTTGATCCGTAGTTTAGGGACATGTTGGTATTCACTGAACTTTCAGACTGCTCCTGAGCCAGTGTGCTATCCAAATCATCTAAAACTAAAGGAGAATATGAGTCaaatttgtgtttattattttatagtttaataaTAATTTGAGTTGTGGAATGCCCCTCTTTAAGAAACataatcatttataattttatttttaccatgcTATCATAATTATGATGACGTTAATTTTGATTATGTTTTTAAGATAGTCTGTTTTTACAAAACTGTAATAGAGGAAATCAAACTTTTTAAC
This portion of the Ictidomys tridecemlineatus isolate mIctTri1 chromosome 4, mIctTri1.hap1, whole genome shotgun sequence genome encodes:
- the Exph5 gene encoding exophilin-5 isoform X3 translates to MIKQPLTHRLRMAKNDPTELQTSRSKILTNQKKPTSAPSRLSFRSSFASLFSFRKPGKETLKLQSLGQKGCGGHVGPPEPARGTTLQAKIYSSPLENQPVDSASVPTPAIMRVGSGMPPPWDASVLDNEFFQVLDDLDSTLAQEQSESSVNTNMSLNYGSRTPFSRSYSSGNRRGNIIGTHKHRYNETSNMSIYDILRPGTPREGFKTFSPRTRTICDMYRSREPRILKEDYAQKNTLGSTSLCFDSRQRTASSAPRHFTARSVHFPATTQNKSRFVPPPSHQRTPKRTPLSSIIWNRSDSSGDRQNQEEFLRAPSPMEIDPADHYMYPRCFQENRRYEFYHSRNVFQSSSLNAPMDNAVSPDAFENSENMPFYYQDNVFARSFFSNTFRQSREQRFGQSSFWNQQKEYFPYSDFHPSRKPFTSDRDFEMISIEANSASAIHGHSIPSRHWEPFSSHYGTNLFRGQEEPHLWQPDFQTSPPESMEISPGNESQSTHFGTPNVYSRTGSGYHIKSSGLECHQDSSPREVLINKEPYSFGIASLVSSFKNSFSRIPDEQGNSQSPNFQQSTVTLQKIIPNNPDTLPVRNHMEDIVTDSNSTDSLSLTESHLNISVTEMNNEKNLTESILEEDKQLNKMDQVNITGEIPQPVSQTVISSPLTDSQNSLSQDSAKSNRFNFNEPPKINFKRSPRVFSRNDTSQMYASHREKANELKKEKSFPGDKKLGSATSLSFTQESITPPSFLGPNQECHQELTVGSEDSSSIIKNHHWHSEPIDTQNTQSPEEAVISDTEQCPTTHSTNCSKLAAGNNSLSSSSGLSSGAPPDSSPSNNSFPDELMIPSTTVFSRKSTSDKDLLLKEREGKDNASKNQNDQFAVSPSGNQKSTDSHMPVSDEVVDVVKCHSCSPFRNGRGKGKIRRRISCIEKLSKIENRSIPISEGSSLIEENQSNELNTIYCTLPRKSASFLINSRQPESKIMAASIRNGPLPFQIKNNVEDPVGKYQSSKFRPSSPELVSECSKGVSDSVPVAPEDTEKKTYMKGIRNASVRKGPLPFLIKRAMSCPSGEPCASTGKDGRKKPSVSDTDTYAITPSPWERMVNSLENDSSVRDCSLTKRHHLKGFSPECMEKDGETIASRTSVFSLSDEDPLPFCAESSGKECRKTLHKFKTTSTFSVSGDEENVKCLEVVSIYYTLPRKPSKKFCDLLQRYTQNASPLTESPQVETETFPNDLERDEPTYSPPDQSETLSAEDLTVPVNSAQSYLSQTTENMAVFKLPNNGLSEMASVGTDVCLHKGESKTRNTSPDNLAKTPLGDLQSRKEKGGKCQSGTLHTSVMLQERNGTGKNSETSINAGNGLPAHLEDNVENSQTRSSRECAGSGIDFIATASGECPQKDHTVIFVDDSSSGSQPREVRGKTETDCHKRTDRMLSDSENRVFALIPAFHKLQVVEETHSGEQDLENLESGPRESSQASQDINITGNITESRKVKDEMQKLARDQTLLPGGSNENKTNLGNPEKAENKPTVKHRLAAMSKANRKFPTKDLSPRRHVATIFPQSGSKSDFGHLSLGNLECDPLSPEPTPNSTGSTDESCLSNNGMNMEKSENPLQDMITSGRETSSHSCDQKSDNISQLHQNEFQNVSESPPKHENSEDVTVAQILEKESGTPTQLTFTSLREADFSDQQKRLSPPFPREPAQNSTVNLSLASCQQQQRCASSPNRESEPHLYRSKSLKNISVLGDQLYVSGPPKVRERHFSESTSIDNALSQLSLANEFSTNAGYGRRFKSFSELPSCDENERWTLYSSRTKTVPKSASSISRPIDYGIFGKEQQLAFLENVKRSLTQGRLWKPSFLKNPGFLKDDVINPSNTSESLSSNSPSSQVPKDGLFANEPLNIYEEDPVDSDCDTDTTTDDEYYLDENDKESEL
- the Exph5 gene encoding exophilin-5 isoform X4, encoding MRVGSGMPPPWDASVLDNEFFQVLDDLDSTLAQEQSESSVNTNMSLNYGSRTPFSRSYSSGNRRGNIIGTHKHRYNETSNMSIYDILRPGTPREGFKTFSPRTRTICDMYRSREPRILKEDYAQKNTLGSTSLCFDSRQRTASSAPRHFTARSVHFPATTQNKSRFVPPPSHQRTPKRTPLSSIIWNRSDSSGDRQNQEEFLRAPSPMEIDPADHYMYPRCFQENRRYEFYHSRNVFQSSSLNAPMDNAVSPDAFENSENMPFYYQDNVFARSFFSNTFRQSREQRFGQSSFWNQQKEYFPYSDFHPSRKPFTSDRDFEMISIEANSASAIHGHSIPSRHWEPFSSHYGTNLFRGQEEPHLWQPDFQTSPPESMEISPGNESQSTHFGTPNVYSRTGSGYHIKSSGLECHQDSSPREVLINKEPYSFGIASLVSSFKNSFSRIPDEQGNSQSPNFQQSTVTLQKIIPNNPDTLPVRNHMEDIVTDSNSTDSLSLTESHLNISVTEMNNEKNLTESILEEDKQLNKMDQVNITGEIPQPVSQTVISSPLTDSQNSLSQDSAKSNRFNFNEPPKINFKRSPRVFSRNDTSQMYASHREKANELKKEKSFPGDKKLGSATSLSFTQESITPPSFLGPNQECHQELTVGSEDSSSIIKNHHWHSEPIDTQNTQSPEEAVISDTEQCPTTHSTNCSKLAAGNNSLSSSSGLSSGAPPDSSPSNNSFPDELMIPSTTVFSRKSTSDKDLLLKEREGKDNASKNQNDQFAVSPSGNQKSTDSHMPVSDEVVDVVKCHSCSPFRNGRGKGKIRRRISCIEKLSKIENRSIPISEGSSLIEENQSNELNTIYCTLPRKSASFLINSRQPESKIMAASIRNGPLPFQIKNNVEDPVGKYQSSKFRPSSPELVSECSKGVSDSVPVAPEDTEKKTYMKGIRNASVRKGPLPFLIKRAMSCPSGEPCASTGKDGRKKPSVSDTDTYAITPSPWERMVNSLENDSSVRDCSLTKRHHLKGFSPECMEKDGETIASRTSVFSLSDEDPLPFCAESSGKECRKTLHKFKTTSTFSVSGDEENVKCLEVVSIYYTLPRKPSKKFCDLLQRYTQNASPLTESPQVETETFPNDLERDEPTYSPPDQSETLSAEDLTVPVNSAQSYLSQTTENMAVFKLPNNGLSEMASVGTDVCLHKGESKTRNTSPDNLAKTPLGDLQSRKEKGGKCQSGTLHTSVMLQERNGTGKNSETSINAGNGLPAHLEDNVENSQTRSSRECAGSGIDFIATASGECPQKDHTVIFVDDSSSGSQPREVRGKTETDCHKRTDRMLSDSENRVFALIPAFHKLQVVEETHSGEQDLENLESGPRESSQASQDINITGNITESRKVKDEMQKLARDQTLLPGGSNENKTNLGNPEKAENKPTVKHRLAAMSKANRKFPTKDLSPRRHVATIFPQSGSKSDFGHLSLGNLECDPLSPEPTPNSTGSTDESCLSNNGMNMEKSENPLQDMITSGRETSSHSCDQKSDNISQLHQNEFQNVSESPPKHENSEDVTVAQILEKESGTPTQLTFTSLREADFSDQQKRLSPPFPREPAQNSTVNLSLASCQQQQRCASSPNRESEPHLYRSKSLKNISVLGDQLYVSGPPKVRERHFSESTSIDNALSQLSLANEFSTNAGYGRRFKSFSELPSCDENERWTLYSSRTKTVPKSASSISRPIDYGIFGKEQQLAFLENVKRSLTQGRLWKPSFLKNPGFLKDDVINPSNTSESLSSNSPSSQVPKDGLFANEPLNIYEEDPVDSDCDTDTTTDDEYYLDENDKESEL
- the Exph5 gene encoding exophilin-5 isoform X1, coding for MLKNAIVRGGARELKRKPHTVEKMTKVPQGFDFSFLSEEEARKILQVLERNEELQRAEKERISKLQKTKRDIRWLQGVTGEWFEEIQRKKFCTETDVSQMIKQPLTHRLRMAKNDPTELQTSRSKILTNQKKPTSAPSRLSFRSSFASLFSFRKPGKETLKLQSLGQKGCGGHVGPPEPARGTTLQAKIYSSPLENQPVDSASVPTPAIMRVGSGMPPPWDASVLDNEFFQVLDDLDSTLAQEQSESSVNTNMSLNYGSRTPFSRSYSSGNRRGNIIGTHKHRYNETSNMSIYDILRPGTPREGFKTFSPRTRTICDMYRSREPRILKEDYAQKNTLGSTSLCFDSRQRTASSAPRHFTARSVHFPATTQNKSRFVPPPSHQRTPKRTPLSSIIWNRSDSSGDRQNQEEFLRAPSPMEIDPADHYMYPRCFQENRRYEFYHSRNVFQSSSLNAPMDNAVSPDAFENSENMPFYYQDNVFARSFFSNTFRQSREQRFGQSSFWNQQKEYFPYSDFHPSRKPFTSDRDFEMISIEANSASAIHGHSIPSRHWEPFSSHYGTNLFRGQEEPHLWQPDFQTSPPESMEISPGNESQSTHFGTPNVYSRTGSGYHIKSSGLECHQDSSPREVLINKEPYSFGIASLVSSFKNSFSRIPDEQGNSQSPNFQQSTVTLQKIIPNNPDTLPVRNHMEDIVTDSNSTDSLSLTESHLNISVTEMNNEKNLTESILEEDKQLNKMDQVNITGEIPQPVSQTVISSPLTDSQNSLSQDSAKSNRFNFNEPPKINFKRSPRVFSRNDTSQMYASHREKANELKKEKSFPGDKKLGSATSLSFTQESITPPSFLGPNQECHQELTVGSEDSSSIIKNHHWHSEPIDTQNTQSPEEAVISDTEQCPTTHSTNCSKLAAGNNSLSSSSGLSSGAPPDSSPSNNSFPDELMIPSTTVFSRKSTSDKDLLLKEREGKDNASKNQNDQFAVSPSGNQKSTDSHMPVSDEVVDVVKCHSCSPFRNGRGKGKIRRRISCIEKLSKIENRSIPISEGSSLIEENQSNELNTIYCTLPRKSASFLINSRQPESKIMAASIRNGPLPFQIKNNVEDPVGKYQSSKFRPSSPELVSECSKGVSDSVPVAPEDTEKKTYMKGIRNASVRKGPLPFLIKRAMSCPSGEPCASTGKDGRKKPSVSDTDTYAITPSPWERMVNSLENDSSVRDCSLTKRHHLKGFSPECMEKDGETIASRTSVFSLSDEDPLPFCAESSGKECRKTLHKFKTTSTFSVSGDEENVKCLEVVSIYYTLPRKPSKKFCDLLQRYTQNASPLTESPQVETETFPNDLERDEPTYSPPDQSETLSAEDLTVPVNSAQSYLSQTTENMAVFKLPNNGLSEMASVGTDVCLHKGESKTRNTSPDNLAKTPLGDLQSRKEKGGKCQSGTLHTSVMLQERNGTGKNSETSINAGNGLPAHLEDNVENSQTRSSRECAGSGIDFIATASGECPQKDHTVIFVDDSSSGSQPREVRGKTETDCHKRTDRMLSDSENRVFALIPAFHKLQVVEETHSGEQDLENLESGPRESSQASQDINITGNITESRKVKDEMQKLARDQTLLPGGSNENKTNLGNPEKAENKPTVKHRLAAMSKANRKFPTKDLSPRRHVATIFPQSGSKSDFGHLSLGNLECDPLSPEPTPNSTGSTDESCLSNNGMNMEKSENPLQDMITSGRETSSHSCDQKSDNISQLHQNEFQNVSESPPKHENSEDVTVAQILEKESGTPTQLTFTSLREADFSDQQKRLSPPFPREPAQNSTVNLSLASCQQQQRCASSPNRESEPHLYRSKSLKNISVLGDQLYVSGPPKVRERHFSESTSIDNALSQLSLANEFSTNAGYGRRFKSFSELPSCDENERWTLYSSRTKTVPKSASSISRPIDYGIFGKEQQLAFLENVKRSLTQGRLWKPSFLKNPGFLKDDVINPSNTSESLSSNSPSSQVPKDGLFANEPLNIYEEDPVDSDCDTDTTTDDEYYLDENDKESEL
- the Exph5 gene encoding exophilin-5 isoform X2 → MLKNAIVRGGARELKRKPHTVEKMTKVPQGFDFSFLSEEEARKILQVLERNEELQRAEKERISKLQKTKRDIRWLQGVTGEWFEEIQRKKFCTETDVSQMIKQPLTHRLRMAKNDPTELQTSRSKILTNQKKPTSAPSRLSFRSSFASLFSFRKPGKETLKLQSLGQKGCGGHVGPPEPARGTTLAKIYSSPLENQPVDSASVPTPAIMRVGSGMPPPWDASVLDNEFFQVLDDLDSTLAQEQSESSVNTNMSLNYGSRTPFSRSYSSGNRRGNIIGTHKHRYNETSNMSIYDILRPGTPREGFKTFSPRTRTICDMYRSREPRILKEDYAQKNTLGSTSLCFDSRQRTASSAPRHFTARSVHFPATTQNKSRFVPPPSHQRTPKRTPLSSIIWNRSDSSGDRQNQEEFLRAPSPMEIDPADHYMYPRCFQENRRYEFYHSRNVFQSSSLNAPMDNAVSPDAFENSENMPFYYQDNVFARSFFSNTFRQSREQRFGQSSFWNQQKEYFPYSDFHPSRKPFTSDRDFEMISIEANSASAIHGHSIPSRHWEPFSSHYGTNLFRGQEEPHLWQPDFQTSPPESMEISPGNESQSTHFGTPNVYSRTGSGYHIKSSGLECHQDSSPREVLINKEPYSFGIASLVSSFKNSFSRIPDEQGNSQSPNFQQSTVTLQKIIPNNPDTLPVRNHMEDIVTDSNSTDSLSLTESHLNISVTEMNNEKNLTESILEEDKQLNKMDQVNITGEIPQPVSQTVISSPLTDSQNSLSQDSAKSNRFNFNEPPKINFKRSPRVFSRNDTSQMYASHREKANELKKEKSFPGDKKLGSATSLSFTQESITPPSFLGPNQECHQELTVGSEDSSSIIKNHHWHSEPIDTQNTQSPEEAVISDTEQCPTTHSTNCSKLAAGNNSLSSSSGLSSGAPPDSSPSNNSFPDELMIPSTTVFSRKSTSDKDLLLKEREGKDNASKNQNDQFAVSPSGNQKSTDSHMPVSDEVVDVVKCHSCSPFRNGRGKGKIRRRISCIEKLSKIENRSIPISEGSSLIEENQSNELNTIYCTLPRKSASFLINSRQPESKIMAASIRNGPLPFQIKNNVEDPVGKYQSSKFRPSSPELVSECSKGVSDSVPVAPEDTEKKTYMKGIRNASVRKGPLPFLIKRAMSCPSGEPCASTGKDGRKKPSVSDTDTYAITPSPWERMVNSLENDSSVRDCSLTKRHHLKGFSPECMEKDGETIASRTSVFSLSDEDPLPFCAESSGKECRKTLHKFKTTSTFSVSGDEENVKCLEVVSIYYTLPRKPSKKFCDLLQRYTQNASPLTESPQVETETFPNDLERDEPTYSPPDQSETLSAEDLTVPVNSAQSYLSQTTENMAVFKLPNNGLSEMASVGTDVCLHKGESKTRNTSPDNLAKTPLGDLQSRKEKGGKCQSGTLHTSVMLQERNGTGKNSETSINAGNGLPAHLEDNVENSQTRSSRECAGSGIDFIATASGECPQKDHTVIFVDDSSSGSQPREVRGKTETDCHKRTDRMLSDSENRVFALIPAFHKLQVVEETHSGEQDLENLESGPRESSQASQDINITGNITESRKVKDEMQKLARDQTLLPGGSNENKTNLGNPEKAENKPTVKHRLAAMSKANRKFPTKDLSPRRHVATIFPQSGSKSDFGHLSLGNLECDPLSPEPTPNSTGSTDESCLSNNGMNMEKSENPLQDMITSGRETSSHSCDQKSDNISQLHQNEFQNVSESPPKHENSEDVTVAQILEKESGTPTQLTFTSLREADFSDQQKRLSPPFPREPAQNSTVNLSLASCQQQQRCASSPNRESEPHLYRSKSLKNISVLGDQLYVSGPPKVRERHFSESTSIDNALSQLSLANEFSTNAGYGRRFKSFSELPSCDENERWTLYSSRTKTVPKSASSISRPIDYGIFGKEQQLAFLENVKRSLTQGRLWKPSFLKNPGFLKDDVINPSNTSESLSSNSPSSQVPKDGLFANEPLNIYEEDPVDSDCDTDTTTDDEYYLDENDKESEL